A part of Desulfobacter sp. genomic DNA contains:
- a CDS encoding arginine kinase, whose amino-acid sequence MTVDSRQNAEPGIFHKDSRALVKKHLSPALYQALLPLKTASGFTIEKAVASGVANIDSSIGIYVGDSETYRLFDRIFTPIIKEYHGLETAPSHQDACQPVDLPLLDPENRFIRSTRIRVARNLAALPFPPNMTADQRRQVENLASQAAGTLPGDLAGTYTKFSDLGAEAYQELLAERLAFPKGDRFQDAAGINSDFPLGRGVFLSADRGFRIWINEEDHLRIMALSPDSDIAGVFNRLVRGLEALGRQLDFAQDPDLGFLTACPTNIGTAMRAGVHICLEKLEKRPALLKRIVSSHHLQIRGTAGEKTAVDNAVFDISNARRLGVSARQIAEDLHAGLRAVIQAEKDL is encoded by the coding sequence ATGACAGTTGACTCCAGGCAGAACGCCGAACCTGGAATTTTCCATAAGGATTCCCGGGCGCTGGTTAAAAAACATTTATCCCCGGCTTTGTACCAGGCGCTGCTGCCGCTGAAAACCGCCTCCGGCTTCACCATTGAAAAAGCCGTTGCCTCGGGGGTGGCCAATATTGATTCCAGCATCGGCATATATGTGGGAGACAGTGAAACCTACCGGCTCTTTGACCGGATATTTACGCCCATTATAAAGGAATACCACGGGCTTGAAACCGCCCCGTCCCACCAGGACGCCTGCCAACCCGTTGACCTTCCCCTTCTGGACCCCGAAAACCGGTTCATACGGTCAACACGGATACGGGTGGCCCGGAACCTGGCCGCCCTCCCCTTTCCCCCGAACATGACGGCAGACCAGCGGCGCCAGGTGGAAAACCTGGCGTCCCAGGCCGCAGGGACCCTTCCCGGAGACCTGGCAGGCACCTATACCAAATTCTCAGACCTTGGGGCAGAAGCCTACCAGGAACTGTTGGCTGAAAGACTGGCCTTTCCCAAAGGAGACCGGTTTCAGGATGCCGCCGGCATCAACAGTGACTTCCCCCTGGGCCGGGGGGTATTTTTAAGTGCAGACAGGGGATTTCGCATCTGGATAAACGAAGAAGACCACCTGCGCATCATGGCCCTTTCCCCGGATTCGGATATTGCAGGGGTATTCAACCGCCTGGTCCGGGGCCTTGAAGCCCTTGGCCGCCAGCTTGACTTTGCACAGGATCCGGATTTGGGCTTTTTAACCGCCTGTCCCACCAACATCGGTACGGCAATGCGTGCCGGGGTTCATATCTGCCTTGAAAAACTGGAAAAGCGCCCGGCCCTGCTAAAAAGAATTGTTTCTTCCCACCACCTTCAAATCCGGGGGACGGCCGGGGAAAAAACAGCGGTGGACAACGCGGTCTTTGACATCTCAAATGCCCGCCGTCTGGGCGTTTCAGCCAGACAGATCGCCGAAGACCTCCACGCCGGCCTCAGGGCCGTCATCCAAGCCGAAAAAGACCTTTAA
- a CDS encoding electron transfer flavoprotein subunit alpha/FixB family protein, whose amino-acid sequence MTTNKDIWVLGDYRNYFRSRVTLQILARAKSLAAKNCGRVCALVFGHGVDEYVGEYIAHGADRVYVMDQPRLKEYSLETYSFLLTGLAKRLQPDILLVGATRFGQEIAPRVAKALNTGLTADCIDLEIDENGRLVQIAPSFGGNLIARIVTPRARPQMATVRPGTFHELPHDYDATGEVVNLDLPEGIPEDRVRCVRSAYKPATAAGLEKADIVITGGRGMGSKGKFKKLFELARLMNGEVGATRPVVYSNWIGHESLVGQAGKHIRPKVLFSFGISGAIQHTAALTDADFIVAVNKNPNATMMKLADVAIVADANQVCSGIIRAVREKIRD is encoded by the coding sequence ATGACGACAAACAAAGATATTTGGGTGCTGGGGGATTACCGCAATTATTTCAGGAGCCGGGTCACCCTTCAGATTCTGGCCCGGGCAAAATCCCTGGCAGCAAAAAACTGCGGCAGGGTCTGTGCCCTGGTCTTCGGGCACGGGGTGGATGAGTATGTGGGGGAATATATCGCCCACGGGGCGGACCGGGTCTATGTCATGGACCAGCCCCGGCTCAAGGAATATTCCCTTGAAACCTACAGTTTTCTGCTCACCGGCCTTGCAAAAAGGTTACAGCCGGATATTCTCCTGGTGGGGGCCACACGGTTCGGCCAGGAAATTGCCCCCAGGGTGGCCAAGGCCTTGAATACAGGATTGACGGCGGACTGCATTGATCTGGAAATCGATGAAAACGGCCGGCTTGTACAGATTGCCCCGAGTTTCGGGGGCAACCTCATCGCAAGAATCGTCACGCCAAGGGCACGGCCCCAGATGGCCACGGTCCGGCCGGGCACCTTCCATGAATTGCCCCACGACTATGATGCAACAGGAGAGGTGGTGAATCTGGACCTGCCGGAAGGCATCCCGGAAGACAGGGTGCGGTGTGTCCGGTCTGCGTATAAACCGGCAACGGCTGCCGGACTTGAAAAGGCCGATATCGTCATCACCGGCGGGCGGGGCATGGGCTCCAAGGGAAAATTCAAAAAATTATTTGAACTGGCACGGCTCATGAACGGGGAGGTGGGCGCCACCCGGCCGGTGGTCTATTCCAACTGGATCGGCCATGAATCCCTGGTGGGGCAGGCCGGCAAGCATATCCGGCCCAAAGTACTCTTTTCCTTCGGGATCTCCGGGGCCATCCAGCACACCGCCGCCCTTACCGATGCGGATTTTATCGTGGCCGTGAACAAAAACCCCAACGCCACCATGATGAAGCTGGCGGATGTGGCCATTGTTGCAGACGCCAACCAGGTCTGTTCCGGGATCATCCGGGCCGTGCGGGAGAAGATCAGGGACTAG
- a CDS encoding TetR/AcrR family transcriptional regulator codes for MAESRFAELKEREKQARKQIVIESALALFAKKPFYEVGMREVADEAGISPATIYRYFPSQEELFNEAFLQDISSASSEFERLVENDEPASIEDFAVKLADHLIENESTFQMITYLMLKDNLTHPVMGKFESVTKVLFVMFAKLLERHGMGEEDARLYSQSFIASITGIIMTFRNSPLKDKKSVREHIVKIIKITSSIYSKQLLDA; via the coding sequence GTGGCTGAATCAAGATTTGCAGAGTTGAAGGAAAGGGAAAAACAGGCAAGAAAACAGATTGTGATCGAATCCGCGCTGGCATTGTTTGCCAAAAAGCCGTTTTATGAAGTGGGGATGCGGGAGGTGGCCGATGAAGCCGGTATTTCCCCGGCAACGATTTACAGGTATTTTCCCAGTCAGGAAGAGCTGTTCAACGAGGCTTTTCTCCAGGATATATCTTCGGCCAGTTCCGAGTTCGAGCGGCTGGTGGAAAACGATGAACCTGCCAGCATCGAAGACTTTGCCGTCAAACTGGCCGACCACCTGATTGAAAACGAATCCACTTTTCAGATGATCACCTATCTGATGCTCAAGGATAATCTCACCCACCCGGTAATGGGAAAGTTTGAATCCGTGACCAAGGTGCTCTTCGTCATGTTTGCCAAGCTCCTTGAGCGCCACGGCATGGGCGAGGAGGACGCACGGCTGTATTCCCAGTCCTTTATCGCATCCATCACCGGTATTATCATGACCTTCCGGAATTCGCCCCTCAAGGATAAGAAATCAGTAAGGGAACATATCGTAAAGATTATAAAAATCACCTCATCCATATATTCAAAACAGCTTCTGGACGCCTGA
- a CDS encoding MoxR family ATPase: MEEITKVIEQAHLKVSRIRQEVGKALVGQEKLVDGLLTGLLTGGHVLIEGVPGLAKTSAVKALAAAIRADFKRIQFTPDLLPADLTGTEIYRPKTTDFITRKGPLFNHIILADEINRAPSKVQSALLEAMEEKQVTIGDTTYGLPSPFLVLATQNPIEQEGTYPLPEAQVDRFMLKVLVDYPDRAQELEILKKTSFSGGDEITPVITCEELAEMASLVNQIYVDEKLKEYIVDLVFATRKPEEYGMDTGRYIEFGASPRATIFLAKAARVTAFLAGRAYVTPQDIKVAGPDVLRHRILLSFEAEAEEITADQVVANLFDSVEVP; the protein is encoded by the coding sequence ATGGAAGAAATTACCAAAGTCATTGAGCAGGCCCACCTCAAAGTCAGCCGGATCCGGCAGGAGGTGGGCAAGGCCCTTGTGGGCCAGGAAAAATTAGTGGACGGGCTGCTGACAGGCCTGCTCACCGGCGGGCATGTCCTCATTGAGGGGGTGCCCGGCCTGGCCAAAACTTCAGCGGTGAAGGCCCTGGCCGCAGCCATCCGGGCGGATTTCAAACGGATTCAGTTTACTCCGGACCTGCTGCCCGCAGACCTCACGGGCACGGAAATCTACCGGCCCAAAACCACGGATTTCATCACCCGGAAAGGCCCATTGTTCAATCACATCATCCTGGCAGACGAAATCAACCGGGCCCCCTCCAAGGTCCAGTCGGCCCTGCTGGAGGCCATGGAGGAAAAACAGGTAACCATCGGGGACACCACCTACGGGCTGCCCTCACCCTTTCTGGTTCTGGCCACCCAGAATCCCATTGAGCAGGAGGGCACTTATCCTTTGCCCGAGGCCCAGGTTGACCGGTTCATGCTCAAGGTCCTGGTGGATTACCCGGACCGGGCCCAGGAACTGGAAATCCTCAAAAAGACAAGCTTTTCAGGTGGAGATGAGATTACTCCTGTGATTACCTGCGAAGAACTGGCGGAGATGGCTTCGCTGGTGAACCAGATCTATGTGGATGAAAAGCTCAAGGAATATATTGTGGATTTGGTATTTGCCACCCGGAAGCCGGAAGAATACGGCATGGATACGGGGCGGTATATCGAATTCGGGGCCTCTCCCAGGGCCACGATTTTTCTGGCCAAGGCCGCCAGGGTAACGGCTTTTCTGGCCGGCCGGGCCTATGTCACCCCCCAGGACATCAAGGTGGCCGGACCTGACGTGCTCCGGCACCGTATCCTGCTTTCCTTTGAGGCCGAGGCCGAGGAGATCACCGCCGACCAGGTGGTGGCCAACCTCTTTGATTCAGTGGAGGTGCCCTAA
- a CDS encoding VWA domain-containing protein, whose protein sequence is MFRFASPWFLMVLALPWGWMLFRAWQGRKSDPHIRVSSLEGMGPSPAAWGLWAARSLPLFKAVALSLMILALARPQAGDRKVRVNTEGINIILALDLSGSMRALDFKRDGKIVTRLGAVKGVVGDFILKREGDRIGMVVFGTHAFTQLPLTRDYNTISFMLDHLKIGAAGPNTAVGDAIGISLKRLEDVKAKSNIIILLTDGKSNAGELAWEDGAKIAAQRGVKIYTVGVGSKGKAPFLVDGLFGQQYVYRQVDMDWEALDAIARTTGGQFFKAKDTEALEDIYKMIDGLEKTRVEVDKWVEYKELFPPFLGAGMLIYLACLILANTRLIRIP, encoded by the coding sequence ATGTTCCGGTTTGCCTCTCCCTGGTTTCTCATGGTGCTGGCCCTGCCCTGGGGCTGGATGCTTTTCCGGGCCTGGCAGGGGCGGAAATCGGATCCCCATATCAGGGTGTCCTCCCTGGAAGGCATGGGCCCTTCCCCCGCAGCCTGGGGGCTTTGGGCGGCCCGGAGTCTGCCGCTGTTCAAGGCGGTTGCCCTGAGTCTGATGATCCTGGCCCTGGCCCGGCCCCAGGCCGGAGACCGTAAGGTCCGGGTCAACACCGAAGGGATAAATATTATTTTGGCCCTGGATCTTTCCGGATCCATGCGGGCCTTGGACTTTAAGCGTGACGGCAAGATCGTCACCCGGCTTGGGGCGGTAAAAGGGGTGGTTGGGGACTTTATCCTCAAACGGGAAGGGGACCGCATCGGTATGGTGGTCTTCGGTACCCACGCCTTTACCCAACTGCCCCTGACCCGGGACTACAACACCATCTCCTTTATGCTGGATCACCTGAAGATCGGGGCGGCTGGACCCAATACGGCGGTTGGAGACGCCATCGGCATCTCCCTGAAGCGCCTTGAGGATGTCAAAGCCAAATCCAATATCATCATCCTGCTCACCGACGGCAAAAGCAATGCCGGAGAACTGGCCTGGGAGGACGGGGCCAAGATCGCCGCCCAGAGGGGGGTGAAAATTTACACCGTGGGGGTTGGCTCAAAGGGTAAAGCCCCCTTCCTGGTGGATGGCCTTTTCGGGCAGCAGTATGTCTACCGGCAGGTGGATATGGACTGGGAGGCCCTGGATGCCATTGCCAGGACCACGGGGGGCCAGTTTTTCAAGGCAAAGGACACCGAGGCGCTTGAAGATATTTATAAAATGATTGACGGCCTGGAGAAAACCCGGGTGGAAGTGGACAAGTGGGTGGAGTACAAGGAATTGTTTCCCCCTTTCCTGGGCGCCGGCATGCTGATCTACCTGGCCTGCCTGATCCTGGCCAATACCCGGTTGATCCGGATCCCCTGA
- a CDS encoding BatD family protein produces MINSLRKYRFLLILGLVFCLPALGNCFTVTAQVDRTRISPGEAVSLELTVDGGKGEVDLSPITDFEVVSSGTQTSINAINGKWSRQAIHRYMLVPKKTGVLTVPPLAVVRGGERAMTREIRILVSKDTGAAGQPRTYFARASLEDAETVTGQQTVYTLKLYAARAFAGASFDPPGFEGVAARELTQWKKYREEVKGQTYMVSEVKYLIQGESPGTFDIAPAVFVVKEPVGRSRRSADPFDSFFNDSFFNTTPTRPVRVVSNPVTLAVSPLPQYTGNTAFSGLVGDFTMAAALDKEEMKAGESATLTLTVQGQGNIMDAAMPSLNLPEGRFKVYEDSPVEEINATEQGLAGKKIFKRALVPSKPGDVTIGPLSLVFFHVKSNTYKTISTAPIGLRVLPGEPATLVESGQGAPDTAAGPMAGAKQAVVLKNKDILDIREDISGIRPDDHLPLHWFLTLVLVPGLGFAGFSTFLQYRGREKTIAEQYRVRARSELAAAEKAGVDSPEFSGLLQSALTSGLLAKGGKEGASLTRTEAREILSGPGNDPKFTDQVLEVMDTLDGARFGGAAMDKETAGRCLSGVRSVIKTLVLFLCLLPAVSLMPTPAGAADHARHFIDGARAYQAGEYGAAAENFEAIAAAGVKNPDLFYNLGNAYFKAGELGRAVLWYERAKRLAPNDPDLNFNLAHALEQVRDKADEKFSFRDVLFFWQGLVSLKWLQFLSIGASFVFFAWAGGRRALKKNIFSGAGTAMALVFFLFLTTTGLEAWRLNSEHRAVILGETVAVRSGTMETATLLFDLHAGTRVRVLDKKNNHFKIRFAGGKVGWIGGGEAEII; encoded by the coding sequence ATGATAAATTCTTTACGAAAATACCGTTTTTTACTCATTCTCGGCCTTGTTTTCTGTCTGCCTGCCCTGGGCAATTGTTTTACGGTCACGGCCCAGGTGGACCGGACCCGGATCAGCCCCGGAGAAGCCGTCTCCTTGGAACTTACCGTGGACGGCGGCAAGGGCGAGGTGGATCTGTCGCCCATAACGGATTTTGAGGTGGTCTCTTCGGGGACGCAGACCAGTATCAACGCCATTAACGGCAAGTGGTCCCGCCAGGCGATCCACCGGTATATGCTGGTGCCCAAAAAAACAGGGGTGCTGACCGTCCCCCCCCTTGCCGTGGTTCGGGGCGGGGAGCGGGCCATGACCCGGGAGATCAGGATTCTTGTCTCAAAAGATACCGGGGCCGCGGGGCAACCCCGCACCTATTTCGCCCGGGCAAGCCTGGAGGATGCCGAAACGGTGACCGGCCAGCAGACGGTTTACACCCTTAAACTCTACGCGGCCAGGGCGTTTGCCGGCGCCTCCTTTGACCCGCCGGGATTTGAAGGCGTGGCGGCCAGGGAACTGACCCAGTGGAAAAAGTACAGGGAAGAGGTGAAAGGCCAGACCTATATGGTCAGTGAAGTCAAATACCTGATCCAGGGGGAATCGCCCGGTACCTTTGACATTGCACCGGCTGTATTTGTGGTTAAAGAGCCTGTGGGACGCTCACGGCGCTCGGCCGATCCCTTTGATTCTTTTTTCAATGACTCCTTTTTCAATACCACGCCCACAAGGCCGGTGCGGGTGGTCTCCAACCCAGTGACCCTGGCGGTTTCCCCCCTTCCCCAATACACAGGCAATACCGCATTTTCCGGGCTTGTGGGAGACTTCACCATGGCTGCCGCCCTGGATAAAGAAGAGATGAAAGCCGGAGAATCAGCCACCCTCACCCTCACGGTGCAGGGCCAGGGAAACATCATGGATGCGGCCATGCCGTCCTTAAATCTCCCCGAGGGCCGGTTCAAGGTTTATGAGGACAGTCCGGTGGAAGAAATCAATGCCACGGAACAGGGGCTGGCCGGCAAAAAAATCTTCAAGCGGGCCCTGGTGCCCTCAAAGCCCGGGGACGTGACCATCGGTCCTCTCTCCCTGGTATTTTTTCATGTGAAGAGCAATACCTATAAGACCATTTCCACGGCTCCCATAGGGCTCAGGGTGCTGCCGGGAGAACCGGCCACCCTGGTTGAGTCCGGTCAGGGGGCACCAGATACCGCCGCTGGGCCGATGGCCGGGGCAAAACAGGCGGTGGTCCTTAAAAATAAGGACATACTGGACATCCGGGAGGACATTTCCGGTATCCGCCCCGACGACCATCTGCCCCTGCACTGGTTTTTAACGCTGGTGCTGGTCCCTGGGCTGGGATTTGCCGGATTTTCAACCTTCCTCCAATACAGGGGCCGGGAAAAAACCATTGCTGAACAATACCGTGTCCGGGCCAGATCAGAACTGGCAGCGGCGGAAAAGGCCGGGGTGGACAGCCCTGAATTTTCAGGCCTGCTTCAGTCTGCCCTGACATCAGGCCTGCTGGCCAAAGGCGGGAAAGAGGGGGCAAGCCTGACCCGGACCGAGGCCCGGGAGATTCTGTCCGGTCCGGGGAATGATCCAAAGTTTACAGATCAGGTACTGGAGGTCATGGATACCCTGGACGGCGCCCGGTTCGGCGGTGCTGCAATGGATAAAGAAACCGCCGGCCGCTGCCTGTCCGGCGTCCGCAGTGTCATTAAAACCCTGGTCCTGTTTTTATGCCTTTTGCCTGCGGTGAGTCTCATGCCCACCCCGGCCGGGGCCGCGGACCATGCCCGGCATTTTATTGACGGGGCCCGTGCCTACCAGGCGGGTGAATACGGGGCTGCTGCGGAGAATTTTGAGGCCATTGCCGCCGCAGGGGTAAAGAACCCGGATCTGTTCTACAATCTGGGCAATGCCTATTTCAAGGCCGGGGAACTGGGCCGGGCCGTGCTATGGTACGAGCGGGCAAAGCGCCTGGCACCCAATGACCCTGATTTAAATTTCAACCTGGCCCATGCATTGGAGCAGGTCAGGGACAAGGCCGATGAGAAGTTTTCTTTCAGGGACGTCCTCTTTTTCTGGCAGGGGCTGGTTTCCCTGAAATGGCTGCAGTTTTTATCCATCGGCGCTTCTTTTGTATTTTTTGCCTGGGCCGGTGGACGGCGGGCCCTTAAAAAAAATATCTTTTCAGGTGCGGGCACGGCCATGGCTCTGGTGTTTTTTCTCTTTTTGACGACCACAGGGCTTGAGGCCTGGCGTCTTAACTCCGAGCACCGGGCGGTGATCCTTGGGGAAACCGTTGCTGTCCGCTCCGGCACCATGGAAACGGCCACATTGCTGTTTGATCTCCATGCCGGCACACGGGTGAGGGTGCTGGATAAAAAAAATAATCATTTTAAGATCCGGTTTGCCGGGGGAAAGGTAGGCTGGATAGGGGGCGGCGAGGCTGAAATTATTTAG
- a CDS encoding VWA domain-containing protein encodes MKFSHPPYLFLLWGVLPLIGLLVYGIRRHKKILSRFADPGMLPYILPGFTYTRKWIKACLVAAGLSLALVALAGPQAGFHWEKITQKGVDIMVALDCSRSMLAQDVPPTRLTRAKREIIDLTRLLHSDRAGLVAFSGQAMLQCPLTLDYPAFHIFLDALTPDYLPVGGTDLTAALMTCYKGFDSESDTEKAIILITDGEDTAQGSEALTELAQTLAKEKIRVFAIGVGDPAGAPIPRKEGGFEKDSRGNIMLSKVDETLLKKITAMTGGRYVRSVAGDMDLELIYTKDILETMERRGLTQGKKKVWAQRFQWVLVPALLFLLLELMLANRPASAKSGGDPRMLMGILVFALAAGMVLPGPARAGLFSSPVKEGMAAWEKKDYQKAQKAFIDAQLARPEELRLYYNIGAAAYGAGEYDLAETNFLQASRSRDKVLRKNALYNLANTRYRQGNLEQSVTDFETLLKEFPEDTQAKENLEFVKKKLEEQKEQEQKKQAGDKDSGKKDQNEKDRNNQGQSQDQGQDQDQDNQNRDKQNKGNQDRNKQNQAEQVSKKPGQDSSRGNTKPTGGEKNPPEGKQQNPAGPPPEPKNQEKEQGGDNAQDAAHPKAGPGQASQGEKEKRPGQPGATLLENKLNRLEDKPGMGGVIQSGGPSKIEKDW; translated from the coding sequence ATGAAGTTTTCCCATCCCCCTTATCTTTTTCTGCTCTGGGGGGTATTGCCCCTGATTGGGCTGCTGGTCTATGGTATACGGCGACACAAAAAAATCCTTTCCCGGTTTGCCGACCCCGGGATGCTTCCCTATATTCTGCCGGGGTTTACCTATACCCGCAAATGGATAAAGGCCTGCCTTGTCGCAGCCGGACTCAGCCTGGCTCTGGTTGCGCTGGCAGGGCCCCAGGCAGGGTTTCACTGGGAAAAAATCACCCAGAAAGGGGTGGATATCATGGTGGCCCTGGACTGTTCCCGGAGCATGCTGGCCCAGGACGTCCCCCCCACCCGGCTGACCCGGGCCAAACGGGAGATCATCGACCTGACACGCCTGCTCCATTCGGACCGGGCCGGACTCGTGGCCTTTTCCGGCCAGGCAATGCTCCAATGCCCCCTGACCCTGGATTATCCGGCATTCCATATTTTTCTGGATGCCCTGACGCCCGATTATCTGCCCGTGGGGGGAACGGATTTGACGGCCGCGCTTATGACTTGCTACAAAGGATTTGATTCTGAATCCGACACGGAAAAAGCCATCATCCTGATTACGGACGGTGAAGATACAGCCCAGGGGAGCGAGGCCCTCACAGAGCTGGCCCAGACCCTTGCCAAGGAGAAGATCAGGGTCTTTGCCATTGGTGTGGGGGACCCGGCCGGCGCCCCCATCCCCAGGAAGGAAGGGGGATTTGAAAAAGACAGCCGGGGCAATATCATGCTCTCCAAGGTGGATGAAACCCTGCTTAAAAAAATTACGGCCATGACAGGGGGGCGGTATGTCCGTTCCGTGGCCGGTGACATGGATCTGGAGTTGATTTATACCAAGGATATTCTTGAAACCATGGAGCGCCGGGGGCTGACCCAGGGAAAGAAAAAGGTTTGGGCCCAGCGGTTTCAATGGGTTCTGGTGCCGGCGCTCCTGTTCCTGCTCCTTGAACTGATGCTGGCAAACAGGCCGGCTTCAGCCAAATCCGGGGGCGATCCGCGCATGCTCATGGGAATCCTGGTTTTCGCACTGGCCGCAGGCATGGTCCTGCCCGGCCCTGCCCGTGCCGGCCTTTTTTCATCTCCGGTGAAGGAGGGAATGGCCGCCTGGGAAAAGAAAGATTACCAGAAAGCCCAAAAGGCCTTTATTGATGCCCAGCTTGCCCGGCCCGAGGAGCTTCGGCTCTACTACAATATCGGTGCTGCGGCTTACGGGGCCGGGGAATATGATCTGGCCGAGACCAATTTTTTACAGGCGTCCCGGTCCAGGGACAAGGTGTTGCGCAAAAATGCCCTGTACAATCTGGCCAATACCCGGTACCGCCAGGGGAACCTGGAACAATCTGTCACGGATTTTGAAACCCTGCTCAAGGAATTCCCGGAGGACACCCAGGCCAAGGAGAATCTGGAATTCGTAAAGAAAAAGCTGGAAGAACAAAAGGAGCAGGAACAGAAAAAACAGGCGGGTGATAAGGATTCCGGAAAAAAAGACCAAAACGAAAAAGACCGGAATAACCAAGGCCAAAGCCAGGACCAAGGCCAAGACCAGGACCAGGACAACCAAAACCGCGACAAGCAGAATAAGGGCAACCAGGACCGGAATAAGCAAAATCAGGCCGAACAGGTTTCAAAAAAGCCGGGTCAGGATAGTTCCCGGGGGAATACGAAGCCGACCGGGGGAGAAAAGAATCCGCCGGAAGGAAAACAACAGAACCCGGCCGGCCCGCCTCCTGAGCCCAAAAACCAGGAAAAAGAGCAGGGCGGGGATAATGCCCAGGATGCAGCCCATCCCAAGGCCGGACCGGGACAGGCATCCCAAGGAGAAAAAGAAAAGCGCCCGGGGCAACCCGGGGCAACCCTGCTGGAAAATAAACTCAACCGGCTGGAAGACAAACCCGGTATGGGGGGCGTCATCCAGAGCGGCGGCCCGTCAAAAATAGAAAAAGACTGGTAA
- a CDS encoding DUF58 domain-containing protein → MIPAHIIKKIRQIHIKSRKTVNTVMAGQYRSVFRGAGIEFEEVREYAPGDDVKSIDWNVSARTGKVFVKRYREERESIVMLLVDMSASLAFGTRSGRKLEKTAELASVLAFNAVKNNDKVGVIFFTDRVEKYIPPKKGSAHVWRVIKEIFTFVPQGRGTDIRAALDFMSRISKKRSFAFILSDFLSQDYEKSLKILGRRHEVVGLRVYDEGAFDLPGEGIVAIRDFETLDARLVDAGDKKTREWFCKMKEAVHSKTEALFSRASTDLVDVKTSDAVSTVLTRYFRLRERRM, encoded by the coding sequence ATGATTCCGGCCCATATCATAAAAAAAATCCGGCAGATCCACATCAAATCCAGGAAAACCGTCAATACGGTGATGGCCGGGCAGTACCGGTCCGTATTCCGGGGCGCGGGCATTGAATTTGAGGAAGTCCGGGAATATGCCCCCGGCGATGATGTCAAATCCATTGACTGGAATGTGTCCGCCCGCACGGGCAAGGTTTTTGTGAAGCGCTACCGGGAGGAACGGGAATCCATTGTCATGCTCCTGGTCGACATGAGCGCGTCTTTGGCATTCGGCACCCGGTCCGGCCGCAAGCTTGAAAAAACAGCGGAACTGGCATCGGTCCTGGCCTTTAATGCCGTGAAGAACAATGACAAGGTCGGGGTGATATTCTTCACCGATCGGGTGGAAAAATATATTCCGCCGAAAAAAGGGTCCGCCCATGTCTGGCGGGTGATCAAGGAGATTTTCACCTTTGTGCCCCAGGGGCGGGGGACCGACATCCGGGCCGCCCTGGATTTCATGTCACGGATTTCCAAAAAAAGAAGCTTTGCCTTTATCCTTTCGGATTTTCTTTCCCAGGATTATGAAAAGAGCCTGAAAATCCTGGGCCGCCGCCATGAGGTGGTGGGGCTGCGGGTCTACGACGAAGGGGCCTTTGACCTGCCCGGGGAGGGCATCGTGGCGATCCGGGATTTTGAAACCCTTGATGCCCGGCTGGTGGATGCCGGTGATAAAAAGACCAGGGAGTGGTTCTGTAAAATGAAAGAAGCAGTACATTCCAAGACGGAGGCGCTTTTTTCCAGGGCATCCACCGATCTGGTGGATGTCAAAACCTCGGATGCTGTTTCAACGGTCCTGACCCGGTACTTCCGGCTCAGGGAAAGGCGGATGTGA